The window GTCGAAATAGAAGCGTTCGCCCATGCCCTTGCACTCGGGACAGGCGCCGTGGGGACTGTTGAAGGAAAAGAGGGCCGGCGTTATCTCGGGGTAGCTTATGGAGCAGGCGGCGCACGAGGACTTTTCGTTGAAGAGCATCTCTTCGCCCCCCACGACCTCGGCCTTGACGATGCCGTCCGAGAGCCTCGCCGCCGTTTCCATCGAGTCGGCGAGCCTTCCGGCGACCCCGGGCTTTATCACAACCCGGTCGACGACGACGTCTATGTCGTGCTTTCGCCTCTTGTCGAGCCTTATCTCGCCGGCGAGCTCCATCACCTCGCCGTCGATCCTGACCCGCGTGTATCCCCGGCGCGCAAGGGCGTCGAGCTCCTTTTTGTACTCCCCCTTGCGCCCGCGCACGACCGGCGCCAGTATGACGATCCGCGAACCCTCGCCCCTCTCCATCACGCGGTCCACCATCTGCTGCACCGTCTGCGTCGTTATGGGACGGCCGCACCTGTAACAGTGGGGCGAACCGACGCGGGCAAAGAGCAGCCGCAGGTAGTCGTATATCTCGGTGACCGTGCCCACCGTGGAGCGGGGGTTGCGCGACGTCGTCTTCTGCTCTATGGATATGGCCGGCGAGAGGCCCTCGATGCTGTCCACGTCGGGCTTGTCCATCTGCTCGAGGAACTGGCGCGCATAGGCCGACAGACTTTCGACGTAGCGGCGCTGACCCTCGGCGTAGATGGTGTCGAAGGCGAGCGTGCTCTTGCCCGAGCCCGACACGCCCGTTATGACCACGAGCCGCTCGCGCGGTATCTCAAGGTCTATGTCCTTGAGATTGTGCTCCCTCGCGCCCTTTATAATGATCTTTTCCATGGTTCCAGGCCGGGTAAAGGAAACTCTGGAAGCTCTGATTTATTGCACTGAGGGAACCTTTTTGTAAAAAGGTTCCCTCAGACTCCCTCCAAAAACTTTTAACGCCCTGCGGATCATCCCGATTTTGCTTGCAAAATCGGGATGATCCGCAGGGAATTAAAGGTCTTTGAAGGGGGTCTGGGGGAAACTTTCTACAGAAAGTTTCCCCCAGGGTAATTAATCAGAGTTTCCCTCTTTTACTGAGGGAACCTTTTTGTAAAGGGTCACAGACCCACGGTTCCCTCAGACTCCCTCCAAAAACTTTCAACGCCCTGCGGCGGCTGCCTCATGGGGGGCTGTGCCGGGGGGGGCGGGCCGCAAAGGCGTAAAAAAAATCCCGCCTGGCGCGGACCGACCCCCCGGTACAGCCGAAGACCCCAATAACATACGATAGGGCAGCAGGGAAACGCGGGCCTGTGGCCCTTCTACGGAAAGTTTCCCCCGGCCGCCTCGGCCATGGAGACGGCCAGTCTCGTCGCCGCCGCGAGGCTTGCGGCCGAGGCCTTTCCCCGCCATGCGATATCGTAGGCCGTGCCGTGGTCCACCGAGGTCCGTATGATGGGGAGTCCGAGCGTGCAGTTGTAGCCGTCTTCGAAGTGGATGAGTTTTAGAGGGGCGAGTCCCTGGTCGTGGTACATGGCCAGCACGCAGTCGAACTCCGAGGCCGCGGCCCTGAAGAATACGGTGTCGCCCGGCAGCGGCCCCTCGGCGTCGATGCCTTGTCTGCGGGCGTTGCGAATGGCCGGGGCTATGATGCGCGCCTCCTCGTCGCCGAAGAGTCCCGACTCGCCGGCGTGGGGGTTGAGGCCCGCCACGGCGATGCGCGGTCTTTCGACGGCGAAGTATCGTCTGAAGGAGCGGTCGATGAGGCGAAGTGTCCTCACGAGCCCGGCCCGCGTGATGAGCTCGGGCACGCGGCGAAGCGGCGCGTGTATGGTGGCGAGCACCACCCTGAGCCTCGGCCCGCCGAGCATCATGCAGTACTCCTTCGCGCCCGTGAGGTGCGCAAGGTACTCGGTGTGGCCGGGAAAGGCGAAGCCCGCCTTCTTCGCCGCCTCCTTGCTTATGGGCGCCGTCACGAGCGCGTCGGCCCGGCCGTCCTTCACCATGGCCACGGCCTCGTCTATGTAGCCGATCATGGCGGCGCCGCTCTCCCCGGTGGGCCGTCCCGGCGAAAGGGCGGCGGCGTCGAGCCTCGAGGCCGAGACTATCTCCACGCCGCGGGGGAGCCTTCTGCCCAGAAGCGAAGCGACCCTTTCGAGGACGCCGACGTCGCCCACCACGACGGGACGCGCCCTGCGTCGAAGCGCCGTGGAGGCGAGGGCCCTGACGACGATCTCGGGCCCCACGCCCACGGGGTCTCCCATGGTGAGGACGACGGTCTTTTTCATGGGCCGCCGGCTCGCGCCTCGGCGCGGGGAGGGCTCACAGCCGCACCTCGATATGGGCGGAGTCGCGCACCTCTTCGATCCATATGTCGAAGAGCTCCTGCATGTGCCTCGAGTAGAGGGTCGAGTATATGCGCTCGCGCACCTCTTCGAAGGGGAGCGGCTCGCCGGCGCGGCGCTCGACGAGCTTTACGATGCTCACCCCGCCCGGTCCGGCCACCGGGGGGCTCACCTCCCCCTCGGCGAGTCCCCGGGCCGCAACGGCGAGCTCCCGCGAGAGCTCGCCCTCGGCGATAAAGCCCATGTCTCCCCCGTCCGCCGCGTTGGGGCCGTCGGAATAGCGCCGGGCGAGCTCTTCGAAGGCCACCCCTTCGGCCAGCCCGTCGAGCACGGCCCTCAGTCTCCTGTTGCGGAGCCGCTCGTCGGCGCCGCCTATGTATATGAGCCGCAGGTGCAGCCTGTCGGGGCCGTAGAACTCCTCGAGGTTGCGCCGGTAGTAGTCCTCCACCTCCTCGTCCTTGACGTTCACCTTGGCGCGGAAGTTCTGGCTCATGAACTTGACCTGCCGGATCTGCTCCTTTATCTGGTCGCGGTACTCGATGTAGGATATGCCCTTGTTGGCCAGGGCGAGCAGGAGGGCCTCCTGGGTCATGTTGTTGTTCTTCTTCACGTCGTCGATGGCGTTGTCTATCTCCTTTTCGCTCACGTCGATGCCCGCCTTGTCGGCCGCTATCTTGACGAGCTTCTGCTCTATGAGGCGGTCCAGTATGCGGCTTGAGACGCCGGCCTTGTCGCCTCCCGCCTTCTCGCCGAAGCGCTCGGCGGCGACGGCCGTGGCCGCCTCGAGCTCGGAGAGCGTTATGACCCTATCGTTGACGACGGCCACTATCCTGTCGATGATCTCGGCCCTCACGGCCGCCGAGCAGAAGAGCAGAAGGAAGGCGGTCCACAGGGAGGCCGGGGCCGCCGCCCTCGCAGCGTCGAGCACACCGCTCACAGCAGCTCCTCCCTCACCTCGATGCGCGCCGCCTTCTTGGCCGCCGCCATCCACTCGATAAAGGCCCTGTCGGCCTTCTCCCTCTCGATCTTCTCCACTATCCTGTCCACCACGTCCTCGAACCTGAGCTTTCTCCCCTTCTTGCGCTCCTCCACGCGGAAGATGTGGTAGCCGTAAGGGGTCTTGACGATCCTGCTTATCCTGCCCTTCCTGAGCTTGAAGACCACTTTTTCGAACTCCTCCGGCATCTCGCCGCGGCTGAAGAAGCCGAGGTCGCCCCCCTTTTCGGCCTCGGGCCCTATGGAGACCTCGCGGGCCACGTCCTCGAACTTCTCCCTGCGCAGCCTCTTTCTCACGGCCTTGGCCTCCTTCTCGTCGGCGACGACTATCATCCTGGCGCGCACCTGCTCGGGCACCCGGTACTCGTCGATGTGCTCCTCGTAGTAGGCCCTCGCCTCCTCTTCGGTGACCTCCACGCTCGTGCTGATGATCCCGTCGATGACCTTTCGTATGAGGAGCTTGCGCCTTATCTCGTCCTTCCAGCGCTCGACCGAACCGTAGCGGGCCGTTATGGCCTCGGTGAACTCCTCGCCCATGTAACCCTTTTTGAGGGCCTCGACCTCGACCAGCACCTCCTCGTCCGAGACGCCGAGTCCCCTGCGCCGGGCCTCGCGGAGCACGAGGCTCTCCTCG is drawn from Deltaproteobacteria bacterium and contains these coding sequences:
- the pdxA gene encoding 4-hydroxythreonine-4-phosphate dehydrogenase PdxA, coding for MKKTVVLTMGDPVGVGPEIVVRALASTALRRRARPVVVGDVGVLERVASLLGRRLPRGVEIVSASRLDAAALSPGRPTGESGAAMIGYIDEAVAMVKDGRADALVTAPISKEAAKKAGFAFPGHTEYLAHLTGAKEYCMMLGGPRLRVVLATIHAPLRRVPELITRAGLVRTLRLIDRSFRRYFAVERPRIAVAGLNPHAGESGLFGDEEARIIAPAIRNARRQGIDAEGPLPGDTVFFRAAASEFDCVLAMYHDQGLAPLKLIHFEDGYNCTLGLPIIRTSVDHGTAYDIAWRGKASAASLAAATRLAVSMAEAAGGNFP